One genomic segment of Coffea arabica cultivar ET-39 chromosome 6e, Coffea Arabica ET-39 HiFi, whole genome shotgun sequence includes these proteins:
- the LOC113696123 gene encoding phosphoinositide phosphatase SAC8 isoform X1 codes for MEIQESSPCHFKLWSELELHEFSDRFVIKPVESPDQGFSLSRFDGNIEKLNGDLGNTSGKVSTIYGVAGTIRLLAGLHVLVITSRKEVGTFLGYPVYRVMSMKFLSCNEASKFLTNQEKRDESYFMTLLKVVESTMGLYYSYDTDITLNLQRRFKLADGWMSKPIWKQADPRFVWNRNILEELIEKKVDGFIIPLIQGSFQTGLLKLKNSPATVTLISRRCTRRLGTRMWRRGANLEGDTANFIETEQLLEFEGARISFLQKSTCLQIRGSIPLLWEQIVDLSYKPRLNIIDHDQTSKVVERHFNDLCQRYGDILVADLTDKNGDEGRLSMAYAAEMEKLQKIRYVSFDFHHSCGNSNFDNIELLYDQVAEDFEKQGYFFIGKEGEVLSEQKGIMRTNCVDCLDRTNVTQSFLARKCLNSQLQRVGIFSSTDCISMFSEDFEIFKNLWVDQGDEISLEYSGTHALKRDLVRYGKQTMAGMIKDGISALSRYYLNNFQDGIRQDAIDLISGRCDVNTSRPSSAQLNGFETFSYIPVASALLIGGLTVTSITLNQVGVAGRNAQTIVSSVICAGVTAGLMAVVKSNGRQICSKPRLCRLI; via the exons atggaaatTCAAGAATCGTCGCCTTGCCATTTTAAGCTCTGGAGCGAATTGGAATTACACGAATTCAGTGACAGGTTCGTCATCAAACCCGTCGAATCGCCCGATCAAGGCTTCTCTCTAAGCCGATTCGATGGAAATATTGAGAAACTTAATG GTGACCTTGGAAATACTAGTGGCAAAGTCTCTACAATATATGGAGTAGCTGGAACAATTAGATTGCTAGCAG GACTACATGTATTGGTTATAACTTCTCGGAAGGAAGTTGGAACTTTTCTTGGTTACCCTGTTTATCGTGTGATGTCCATGAAGTTTCTATCTTGTAACGaggcttcaaaatttttaactaaTCAAGAG AAAAGGGATGAGTCATACTTCATGACTCTGTTAAAAGTTGTCGAATCTACTATGGGCTTGTACTACTCTTATGACACTGATATTACACTTAA CTTGCAGAGGAGATTCAAATTGGCTGATGGATGGATGAGTAAACCTATTTGGAAGCAG GCTGACCCACGGTTTGTTTGGAATAGAAATATACTAGAGGAGCTTATTGAGAAAAAG GTTGATGGATTCATCATCCCTCTGATACAAGG AAGTTTTCAAACAGGACTACTCAAGCTGAAAAATTCACCAGCCACAGTAACCTTAATTTCAAGGAGGTGTACACGACGTCTGG GGACAAGAATGTGGAGAAGAGGAGCCAATCTAGAAGGAGACACTGCCAATTTCATTGAAACCGAGCAGCTGCTTGAGTTTGAAGGTGCGAGGATCTCCTTTTTACAA AAATCTACCTGTTTACAGATTCGGGGTTCCATTCCTCTTCTCTGGGAGCAAATTGTTGATTTGAGCTATAAACCCCGCCTTAATATCATTGATCATGACCAAACG TCAAAGGTTGTGGAGCGCCATTTCAATGATCTTTGTCAAAGATACGGAGATATTCTTGTTGCTGACCTGACAGATAAG AATGGTGATGAGGGTCGACTAAGTATGGCTTATGCTGCCGAAATGGAAAAGCTGCAAAAGATTAG ATATGTTTCATTTGACTTTCATCATTCTTGCGGCAACTCAAATTTCGACAACATCGAACTTTTGTATGATCAGGTCGCAGAGGATTTTGAGAAGCAAGG ATATTTCTTCATTGGCAAAGAAGGTGAAGTACTATCCGAACAGAAAGGTATCATGAGGACAAACTGCGTCGATTGTCTTGATCGAACAAATGTTACACAG AGCTTTTTGGCTCGGAAATGTTTGAATTCTCAACTGCAGAGAGTTGGTATATTTTCTTCAACTGATTGCATTTCAATGTTCAGCGAGGATTTTGAAATCTTTAAGAACT TGTGGGTTGACCAAGGTGATGAGATAAGCCTTGAATACTCTGGAACCCATGCATTAAAACGGGACCTTGTCAG ATATGGGAAACAGACCATGGCAGGAATGATTAAAGATGGGATTAGTGCCCTGTCAAGATACTATTTGAATAATTTTCAGGATGGGATTCGGCAG GATGCAATTGATCTTATCAGTGGCCGATGTGATGTCAATACGAGCAGACCCTCCTCTGCCCAGCTTAACGGATTTGAGACCTTTTCT TATATCCCAGTGGCATCAGCTTTGCTAATCGGAGGTTTGACAGTGACCTCTATTACACTTAACCAAG TTGGTGTAGCGGGACGAAATGCACAGACCATTGTGTCCTCTGTTATATGTGCCGGTGTAACTGCTGGACTGATGGCAGTAGTCAAATCAAATGGACGGCAGATTTGTTCTAAGCCTCGCTTGTGTAGACTTATCTGA
- the LOC113696123 gene encoding phosphoinositide phosphatase SAC8 isoform X5 — protein sequence MSMKFLSCNEASKFLTNQEKRDESYFMTLLKVVESTMGLYYSYDTDITLNLQRRFKLADGWMSKPIWKQADPRFVWNRNILEELIEKKVDGFIIPLIQGSFQTGLLKLKNSPATVTLISRRCTRRLGTRMWRRGANLEGDTANFIETEQLLEFEGARISFLQKSTCLQIRGSIPLLWEQIVDLSYKPRLNIIDHDQTSKVVERHFNDLCQRYGDILVADLTDKNGDEGRLSMAYAAEMEKLQKIRYVSFDFHHSCGNSNFDNIELLYDQVAEDFEKQGYFFIGKEGEVLSEQKGIMRTNCVDCLDRTNVTQSFLARKCLNSQLQRVGIFSSTDCISMFSEDFEIFKNLWVDQGDEISLEYSGTHALKRDLVRYGKQTMAGMIKDGISALSRYYLNNFQDGIRQDAIDLISGRCDVNTSRPSSAQLNGFETFSYIPVASALLIGGLTVTSITLNQVGVAGRNAQTIVSSVICAGVTAGLMAVVKSNGRQICSKPRLCRLI from the exons ATGTCCATGAAGTTTCTATCTTGTAACGaggcttcaaaatttttaactaaTCAAGAG AAAAGGGATGAGTCATACTTCATGACTCTGTTAAAAGTTGTCGAATCTACTATGGGCTTGTACTACTCTTATGACACTGATATTACACTTAA CTTGCAGAGGAGATTCAAATTGGCTGATGGATGGATGAGTAAACCTATTTGGAAGCAG GCTGACCCACGGTTTGTTTGGAATAGAAATATACTAGAGGAGCTTATTGAGAAAAAG GTTGATGGATTCATCATCCCTCTGATACAAGG AAGTTTTCAAACAGGACTACTCAAGCTGAAAAATTCACCAGCCACAGTAACCTTAATTTCAAGGAGGTGTACACGACGTCTGG GGACAAGAATGTGGAGAAGAGGAGCCAATCTAGAAGGAGACACTGCCAATTTCATTGAAACCGAGCAGCTGCTTGAGTTTGAAGGTGCGAGGATCTCCTTTTTACAA AAATCTACCTGTTTACAGATTCGGGGTTCCATTCCTCTTCTCTGGGAGCAAATTGTTGATTTGAGCTATAAACCCCGCCTTAATATCATTGATCATGACCAAACG TCAAAGGTTGTGGAGCGCCATTTCAATGATCTTTGTCAAAGATACGGAGATATTCTTGTTGCTGACCTGACAGATAAG AATGGTGATGAGGGTCGACTAAGTATGGCTTATGCTGCCGAAATGGAAAAGCTGCAAAAGATTAG ATATGTTTCATTTGACTTTCATCATTCTTGCGGCAACTCAAATTTCGACAACATCGAACTTTTGTATGATCAGGTCGCAGAGGATTTTGAGAAGCAAGG ATATTTCTTCATTGGCAAAGAAGGTGAAGTACTATCCGAACAGAAAGGTATCATGAGGACAAACTGCGTCGATTGTCTTGATCGAACAAATGTTACACAG AGCTTTTTGGCTCGGAAATGTTTGAATTCTCAACTGCAGAGAGTTGGTATATTTTCTTCAACTGATTGCATTTCAATGTTCAGCGAGGATTTTGAAATCTTTAAGAACT TGTGGGTTGACCAAGGTGATGAGATAAGCCTTGAATACTCTGGAACCCATGCATTAAAACGGGACCTTGTCAG ATATGGGAAACAGACCATGGCAGGAATGATTAAAGATGGGATTAGTGCCCTGTCAAGATACTATTTGAATAATTTTCAGGATGGGATTCGGCAG GATGCAATTGATCTTATCAGTGGCCGATGTGATGTCAATACGAGCAGACCCTCCTCTGCCCAGCTTAACGGATTTGAGACCTTTTCT TATATCCCAGTGGCATCAGCTTTGCTAATCGGAGGTTTGACAGTGACCTCTATTACACTTAACCAAG TTGGTGTAGCGGGACGAAATGCACAGACCATTGTGTCCTCTGTTATATGTGCCGGTGTAACTGCTGGACTGATGGCAGTAGTCAAATCAAATGGACGGCAGATTTGTTCTAAGCCTCGCTTGTGTAGACTTATCTGA
- the LOC113695630 gene encoding protein ZW2-like, which produces MPSSSRQPIGSAGSFQAFFEDWLVRQQRFLDELLSAQESSSTTTTTSRFDDTDVVGDLIARVLAHYQEYYDEKSRMAHRNVFLAFSPTWFTPLERTFLWIAGFKPGLVCRLALSSLDDLTEDQIHRINGLSRETNWQEKSLDQKMAKIQESVASPPLVDLARREGMQIQSATGSDIEGGIDDVDNQIEPLKSAMQNILRDADGLRTRTAETMAGILSPLQNVRFLSAAARLQFRIRMLGFQREADRQRGSTTNGW; this is translated from the coding sequence ATGCCTTCCAGTTCCAGGCAGCCTATTGGCAGCGCCGGCTCCTTTCAGGCATTTTTTGAAGACTGGCTGGTCCGCCAACAACGATTTCTTGATGAGCTCCTATCAGCGCAAGAAtcctcctccaccaccaccaccaccagtaGGTTTGACGACACTGATGTTGTCGGGGATCTCATTGCTCGAGTTCTGGCCCACTATCAAGAATACTATGATGAAAAATCCAGGATGGCCCACAGAAACGTTTTTCTTGCATTCTCTCCGACCTGGTTTACTCCCCTGGAAAGAACTTTCCTTTGGATTGCGGGGTTCAAGCCCGGATTAGTGTGCCGTCTGGCTCTTAGCTCCTTGGACGATCTGACGGAGGATCAAATCCACAGAATCAATGGACTGAGCCGGGAGACGAATTGGCAAGAGAAATCGTTGGATCAAAAGATGGCCAAGATCCAGGAGAGCGTGGCTTCACCGCCGCTGGTGGACCTGGCGAGGAGGGAAGGAATGCAAATTCAATCTGCTACCGGCAGCGATATTGAGGGGGGCATTGATGACGTGGACAATCAGATAGAGCCTCTAAAATCTGCCATGCAAAATATCCTGCGGGATGCAGACGGGTTGAGGACCAGGACAGCTGAAACGATGGCTGGAATACTATCTCCCCTTCAAAATGTAAGGTTCTTGTCAGCGGCTGCTCGGCTGCAGTTTAGGATTCGGATGCTCGGCTTCCAGAGAGAGGCAGATAGGCAGCGCGGTTCCACAACTAATGGCTGGTAG
- the LOC113696123 gene encoding phosphoinositide phosphatase SAC8 isoform X4 → MEILRNLMYKWNWFAAGDLGNTSGKVSTIYGVAGTIRLLAGLHVLVITSRKEVGTFLGYPVYRVMSMKFLSCNEASKFLTNQEKRDESYFMTLLKVVESTMGLYYSYDTDITLNLQRRFKLADGWMSKPIWKQADPRFVWNRNILEELIEKKVDGFIIPLIQGSFQTGLLKLKNSPATVTLISRRCTRRLGTRMWRRGANLEGDTANFIETEQLLEFEGARISFLQKSTCLQIRGSIPLLWEQIVDLSYKPRLNIIDHDQTSKVVERHFNDLCQRYGDILVADLTDKNGDEGRLSMAYAAEMEKLQKIRYVSFDFHHSCGNSNFDNIELLYDQVAEDFEKQGYFFIGKEGEVLSEQKGIMRTNCVDCLDRTNVTQSFLARKCLNSQLQRVGIFSSTDCISMFSEDFEIFKNLWVDQGDEISLEYSGTHALKRDLVRYGKQTMAGMIKDGISALSRYYLNNFQDGIRQDAIDLISGRCDVNTSRPSSAQLNGFETFSYIPVASALLIGGLTVTSITLNQVGVAGRNAQTIVSSVICAGVTAGLMAVVKSNGRQICSKPRLCRLI, encoded by the exons ATGGAAATATTGAGAAACTTAATG TATAAGTGGAATTGGTTTGCTGCAGGTGACCTTGGAAATACTAGTGGCAAAGTCTCTACAATATATGGAGTAGCTGGAACAATTAGATTGCTAGCAG GACTACATGTATTGGTTATAACTTCTCGGAAGGAAGTTGGAACTTTTCTTGGTTACCCTGTTTATCGTGTGATGTCCATGAAGTTTCTATCTTGTAACGaggcttcaaaatttttaactaaTCAAGAG AAAAGGGATGAGTCATACTTCATGACTCTGTTAAAAGTTGTCGAATCTACTATGGGCTTGTACTACTCTTATGACACTGATATTACACTTAA CTTGCAGAGGAGATTCAAATTGGCTGATGGATGGATGAGTAAACCTATTTGGAAGCAG GCTGACCCACGGTTTGTTTGGAATAGAAATATACTAGAGGAGCTTATTGAGAAAAAG GTTGATGGATTCATCATCCCTCTGATACAAGG AAGTTTTCAAACAGGACTACTCAAGCTGAAAAATTCACCAGCCACAGTAACCTTAATTTCAAGGAGGTGTACACGACGTCTGG GGACAAGAATGTGGAGAAGAGGAGCCAATCTAGAAGGAGACACTGCCAATTTCATTGAAACCGAGCAGCTGCTTGAGTTTGAAGGTGCGAGGATCTCCTTTTTACAA AAATCTACCTGTTTACAGATTCGGGGTTCCATTCCTCTTCTCTGGGAGCAAATTGTTGATTTGAGCTATAAACCCCGCCTTAATATCATTGATCATGACCAAACG TCAAAGGTTGTGGAGCGCCATTTCAATGATCTTTGTCAAAGATACGGAGATATTCTTGTTGCTGACCTGACAGATAAG AATGGTGATGAGGGTCGACTAAGTATGGCTTATGCTGCCGAAATGGAAAAGCTGCAAAAGATTAG ATATGTTTCATTTGACTTTCATCATTCTTGCGGCAACTCAAATTTCGACAACATCGAACTTTTGTATGATCAGGTCGCAGAGGATTTTGAGAAGCAAGG ATATTTCTTCATTGGCAAAGAAGGTGAAGTACTATCCGAACAGAAAGGTATCATGAGGACAAACTGCGTCGATTGTCTTGATCGAACAAATGTTACACAG AGCTTTTTGGCTCGGAAATGTTTGAATTCTCAACTGCAGAGAGTTGGTATATTTTCTTCAACTGATTGCATTTCAATGTTCAGCGAGGATTTTGAAATCTTTAAGAACT TGTGGGTTGACCAAGGTGATGAGATAAGCCTTGAATACTCTGGAACCCATGCATTAAAACGGGACCTTGTCAG ATATGGGAAACAGACCATGGCAGGAATGATTAAAGATGGGATTAGTGCCCTGTCAAGATACTATTTGAATAATTTTCAGGATGGGATTCGGCAG GATGCAATTGATCTTATCAGTGGCCGATGTGATGTCAATACGAGCAGACCCTCCTCTGCCCAGCTTAACGGATTTGAGACCTTTTCT TATATCCCAGTGGCATCAGCTTTGCTAATCGGAGGTTTGACAGTGACCTCTATTACACTTAACCAAG TTGGTGTAGCGGGACGAAATGCACAGACCATTGTGTCCTCTGTTATATGTGCCGGTGTAACTGCTGGACTGATGGCAGTAGTCAAATCAAATGGACGGCAGATTTGTTCTAAGCCTCGCTTGTGTAGACTTATCTGA
- the LOC113696123 gene encoding phosphoinositide phosphatase SAC8 isoform X3, with protein sequence MEIQESSPCHFKLWSELELHEFSDRFVIKPVESPDQGFSLSRFDGNIEKLNGDLGNTSGKVSTIYGVAGTIRLLAGLHVLVITSRKEVGTFLGYPVYRVMSMKFLSCNEASKFLTNQEKRDESYFMTLLKVVESTMGLYYSYDTDITLNLQRRFKLADGWMSKPIWKQADPRFVWNRNILEELIEKKVDGFIIPLIQGSFQTGLLKLKNSPATVTLISRRCTRRLGTRMWRRGANLEGDTANFIETEQLLEFEGARISFLQKSTCLQIRGSIPLLWEQIVDLSYKPRLNIIDHDQTSKVVERHFNDLCQRYGDILVADLTDKNGDEGRLSMAYAAEMEKLQKIRYVSFDFHHSCGNSNFDNIELLYDQVAEDFEKQGYFFIGKEGEVLSEQKGIMRTNCVDCLDRTNVTQSFLARKCLNSQLQRVVWVDQGDEISLEYSGTHALKRDLVRYGKQTMAGMIKDGISALSRYYLNNFQDGIRQDAIDLISGRCDVNTSRPSSAQLNGFETFSYIPVASALLIGGLTVTSITLNQVGVAGRNAQTIVSSVICAGVTAGLMAVVKSNGRQICSKPRLCRLI encoded by the exons atggaaatTCAAGAATCGTCGCCTTGCCATTTTAAGCTCTGGAGCGAATTGGAATTACACGAATTCAGTGACAGGTTCGTCATCAAACCCGTCGAATCGCCCGATCAAGGCTTCTCTCTAAGCCGATTCGATGGAAATATTGAGAAACTTAATG GTGACCTTGGAAATACTAGTGGCAAAGTCTCTACAATATATGGAGTAGCTGGAACAATTAGATTGCTAGCAG GACTACATGTATTGGTTATAACTTCTCGGAAGGAAGTTGGAACTTTTCTTGGTTACCCTGTTTATCGTGTGATGTCCATGAAGTTTCTATCTTGTAACGaggcttcaaaatttttaactaaTCAAGAG AAAAGGGATGAGTCATACTTCATGACTCTGTTAAAAGTTGTCGAATCTACTATGGGCTTGTACTACTCTTATGACACTGATATTACACTTAA CTTGCAGAGGAGATTCAAATTGGCTGATGGATGGATGAGTAAACCTATTTGGAAGCAG GCTGACCCACGGTTTGTTTGGAATAGAAATATACTAGAGGAGCTTATTGAGAAAAAG GTTGATGGATTCATCATCCCTCTGATACAAGG AAGTTTTCAAACAGGACTACTCAAGCTGAAAAATTCACCAGCCACAGTAACCTTAATTTCAAGGAGGTGTACACGACGTCTGG GGACAAGAATGTGGAGAAGAGGAGCCAATCTAGAAGGAGACACTGCCAATTTCATTGAAACCGAGCAGCTGCTTGAGTTTGAAGGTGCGAGGATCTCCTTTTTACAA AAATCTACCTGTTTACAGATTCGGGGTTCCATTCCTCTTCTCTGGGAGCAAATTGTTGATTTGAGCTATAAACCCCGCCTTAATATCATTGATCATGACCAAACG TCAAAGGTTGTGGAGCGCCATTTCAATGATCTTTGTCAAAGATACGGAGATATTCTTGTTGCTGACCTGACAGATAAG AATGGTGATGAGGGTCGACTAAGTATGGCTTATGCTGCCGAAATGGAAAAGCTGCAAAAGATTAG ATATGTTTCATTTGACTTTCATCATTCTTGCGGCAACTCAAATTTCGACAACATCGAACTTTTGTATGATCAGGTCGCAGAGGATTTTGAGAAGCAAGG ATATTTCTTCATTGGCAAAGAAGGTGAAGTACTATCCGAACAGAAAGGTATCATGAGGACAAACTGCGTCGATTGTCTTGATCGAACAAATGTTACACAG AGCTTTTTGGCTCGGAAATGTTTGAATTCTCAACTGCAGAGAGTTG TGTGGGTTGACCAAGGTGATGAGATAAGCCTTGAATACTCTGGAACCCATGCATTAAAACGGGACCTTGTCAG ATATGGGAAACAGACCATGGCAGGAATGATTAAAGATGGGATTAGTGCCCTGTCAAGATACTATTTGAATAATTTTCAGGATGGGATTCGGCAG GATGCAATTGATCTTATCAGTGGCCGATGTGATGTCAATACGAGCAGACCCTCCTCTGCCCAGCTTAACGGATTTGAGACCTTTTCT TATATCCCAGTGGCATCAGCTTTGCTAATCGGAGGTTTGACAGTGACCTCTATTACACTTAACCAAG TTGGTGTAGCGGGACGAAATGCACAGACCATTGTGTCCTCTGTTATATGTGCCGGTGTAACTGCTGGACTGATGGCAGTAGTCAAATCAAATGGACGGCAGATTTGTTCTAAGCCTCGCTTGTGTAGACTTATCTGA
- the LOC113697179 gene encoding acyl-coenzyme A oxidase 4, peroxisomal-like: MKFPSSKAQGDMYKEAKRSSYFDLPALDVSIAFPQATPASIFPPCASDYYQFDDLLTPDEKETRQKVRKCMEKEVAPIMAKYWEKAEFPFEVVPKLGALCIAGSTLKGYGCPGLSITASAVATAELARVDASCSTFILVHSSLAMLTIGMCGSESQKQKYLPSLAKLDTIGCWALTEPDYGSDASALRTTATKVAGGWILEGQKRWIGNSTFADILVVFARNTTTNQINGFIVKKDAPGLQATKIENKIGLRIVQNGDILLKKVFVPDEDRLSGVNSFQDTNKVLAVSRVMVAWQPIGIVMGVYDMCHRYLKERKQFGAPLAAFQINQQKLVQMLSNIQAMILIGWRLCKLYESGTMTPGHASMGKSWITLRARETVSLGRELLGGNGILADFLVAKAFCDLEPIYTYEGTYDINTLVTGREITGISSFKPAAVRQQSRL; this comes from the exons ATGAAGTTTCCATCCTCCAAAGCTCAAG GAGATATGTATAAGGAGGCAAAGAGGAGTTCCTACTTTGATTTACCTGCACTTGATGTTTCCATAGCATTTCCTCAAGCAACTCCAGCATCCATCTTCCCTCCTTGTG CTTCGGACTACTACCAGTTTGATGACCTTTTGACCCCTGACGAAAAAGAGACCAGACAGAAAGTGAGAAAATGCATGGAAAAAGAAGTAGCTCCAATAATGGCTAAG TACTGGGAGAAGGCAGAGTTTCCATTTGAAGTTGTCCCAAAGCTTGGTGCCTTGTGTATTGCAGGTAGCACTCTCAAG GGATATGGCTGTCCTGGTCTTTCTATCACTGCAAGCGCTGTTGCTACTGCAGAACTTGCTAGAGTTGATGCAAGCTGCTCTACCTTCATATTGGTGCATTCTTCTTTGGCAATGCTCACTATTG GAATGTGTGGATCAGAATCCCAAAAGCAAAAATATCTACCTTCATTGGCCAAACTTGATACCATAGGTTGTTGG GCTTTGACTGAACCTGACTACGGAAGTGATGCAAGTGCCTTAAGAACAACTGCAACGAAG GTTGCAGGCGGTTGGATCCTTGAAGGCCAGAAGAGATGGATAGGAAACAGCACCTTTGCTGATATATTGGTTGTATTTGCTAGAAACACAACCACAAACCAGATAAATGG ATTTATTGTAAAGAAGGATGCTCCAGGACTACAAGCCACAAAGATAGAAAATAAGATTGGATTGCGAATTGTGCAAAATGGAGACATTCTACTGAAGAAAGTGTTCGTCCCTGATGAAGACAGATTATCTGGTGTAAATTCCTTTCAGGATACAAACAAG GTGCTTGCTGTTTCACGTGTTATGGTTGCTTGGCAACCTATTGGCATAGTGATGGGTGTTTATGACATGTGTCACAG GTACTTGAAAGAGAGAAAGCAGTTCGGAGCTCCTCTAGCAGCTTTTcagatcaatcaacaaaaactgGTTCAGATGTTGAGTAATATTCAAGCCATGATTCTGATTGGGTGGCGCCTATGCAAGTTGTATGAGAGTGGTACGATGACTCCTGGTCATGCCAGCATGGGAAAG TCATGGATTACCTTGAGGGCCAGGGAGACCGTGTCTCTTGGTCGTGAATTACTTGGTGGCAATGGGATATTAGCCGACTTTTTGGTTGCAAAG GCATTTTGTGATTTGGAGCCGATCTATACATACGAAGGCACTTATGACATCAATACCCTGGTAACGGGTAGGGAGATTACTGGTATTTCTAGTTTTAAGCCAGCTGCCGTTAGACAACAAAGCCGCCTTTAA
- the LOC113696123 gene encoding phosphoinositide phosphatase SAC8 isoform X2, translating to MEIQESSPCHFKLWSELELHEFSDRFVIKPVESPDQGFSLSRFDGNIEKLNGDLGNTSGKVSTIYGVAGTIRLLAGLHVLVITSRKEVGTFLGYPVYRVMSMKFLSCNEASKFLTNQEKRDESYFMTLLKVVESTMGLYYSYDTDITLNLQRRFKLADGWMSKPIWKQADPRFVWNRNILEELIEKKVDGFIIPLIQGSFQTGLLKLKNSPATVTLISRRCTRRLGTRMWRRGANLEGDTANFIETEQLLEFEGARISFLQIRGSIPLLWEQIVDLSYKPRLNIIDHDQTSKVVERHFNDLCQRYGDILVADLTDKNGDEGRLSMAYAAEMEKLQKIRYVSFDFHHSCGNSNFDNIELLYDQVAEDFEKQGYFFIGKEGEVLSEQKGIMRTNCVDCLDRTNVTQSFLARKCLNSQLQRVGIFSSTDCISMFSEDFEIFKNLWVDQGDEISLEYSGTHALKRDLVRYGKQTMAGMIKDGISALSRYYLNNFQDGIRQDAIDLISGRCDVNTSRPSSAQLNGFETFSYIPVASALLIGGLTVTSITLNQVGVAGRNAQTIVSSVICAGVTAGLMAVVKSNGRQICSKPRLCRLI from the exons atggaaatTCAAGAATCGTCGCCTTGCCATTTTAAGCTCTGGAGCGAATTGGAATTACACGAATTCAGTGACAGGTTCGTCATCAAACCCGTCGAATCGCCCGATCAAGGCTTCTCTCTAAGCCGATTCGATGGAAATATTGAGAAACTTAATG GTGACCTTGGAAATACTAGTGGCAAAGTCTCTACAATATATGGAGTAGCTGGAACAATTAGATTGCTAGCAG GACTACATGTATTGGTTATAACTTCTCGGAAGGAAGTTGGAACTTTTCTTGGTTACCCTGTTTATCGTGTGATGTCCATGAAGTTTCTATCTTGTAACGaggcttcaaaatttttaactaaTCAAGAG AAAAGGGATGAGTCATACTTCATGACTCTGTTAAAAGTTGTCGAATCTACTATGGGCTTGTACTACTCTTATGACACTGATATTACACTTAA CTTGCAGAGGAGATTCAAATTGGCTGATGGATGGATGAGTAAACCTATTTGGAAGCAG GCTGACCCACGGTTTGTTTGGAATAGAAATATACTAGAGGAGCTTATTGAGAAAAAG GTTGATGGATTCATCATCCCTCTGATACAAGG AAGTTTTCAAACAGGACTACTCAAGCTGAAAAATTCACCAGCCACAGTAACCTTAATTTCAAGGAGGTGTACACGACGTCTGG GGACAAGAATGTGGAGAAGAGGAGCCAATCTAGAAGGAGACACTGCCAATTTCATTGAAACCGAGCAGCTGCTTGAGTTTGAAGGTGCGAGGATCTCCTTTTTACAA ATTCGGGGTTCCATTCCTCTTCTCTGGGAGCAAATTGTTGATTTGAGCTATAAACCCCGCCTTAATATCATTGATCATGACCAAACG TCAAAGGTTGTGGAGCGCCATTTCAATGATCTTTGTCAAAGATACGGAGATATTCTTGTTGCTGACCTGACAGATAAG AATGGTGATGAGGGTCGACTAAGTATGGCTTATGCTGCCGAAATGGAAAAGCTGCAAAAGATTAG ATATGTTTCATTTGACTTTCATCATTCTTGCGGCAACTCAAATTTCGACAACATCGAACTTTTGTATGATCAGGTCGCAGAGGATTTTGAGAAGCAAGG ATATTTCTTCATTGGCAAAGAAGGTGAAGTACTATCCGAACAGAAAGGTATCATGAGGACAAACTGCGTCGATTGTCTTGATCGAACAAATGTTACACAG AGCTTTTTGGCTCGGAAATGTTTGAATTCTCAACTGCAGAGAGTTGGTATATTTTCTTCAACTGATTGCATTTCAATGTTCAGCGAGGATTTTGAAATCTTTAAGAACT TGTGGGTTGACCAAGGTGATGAGATAAGCCTTGAATACTCTGGAACCCATGCATTAAAACGGGACCTTGTCAG ATATGGGAAACAGACCATGGCAGGAATGATTAAAGATGGGATTAGTGCCCTGTCAAGATACTATTTGAATAATTTTCAGGATGGGATTCGGCAG GATGCAATTGATCTTATCAGTGGCCGATGTGATGTCAATACGAGCAGACCCTCCTCTGCCCAGCTTAACGGATTTGAGACCTTTTCT TATATCCCAGTGGCATCAGCTTTGCTAATCGGAGGTTTGACAGTGACCTCTATTACACTTAACCAAG TTGGTGTAGCGGGACGAAATGCACAGACCATTGTGTCCTCTGTTATATGTGCCGGTGTAACTGCTGGACTGATGGCAGTAGTCAAATCAAATGGACGGCAGATTTGTTCTAAGCCTCGCTTGTGTAGACTTATCTGA